In one Legionella clemsonensis genomic region, the following are encoded:
- a CDS encoding Leu/Phe/Val dehydrogenase, which translates to MMSVDLIKKNETSILVQDDFLDYALSHGFGDLHFKVDCETGMKAIIAIHSTKLGPALGGCRFIEYPNTASAINDAMRLARGMSYKAASVNLPLGGGKAVIIKPNTPYDRQGYLHAFGRFVNDLGGRYITALDSGTQLSDMDIIAQHTPYVASLSRHNGDPSPFTAKGVLRGIETAVEFKLGKETLKGLHIAIQGLGHVGYLLATHLHELGAKLTVADINPRAVQRAVEEFGATAVSTDMIHRVPCDVFAPCALGAVINDISINQLQTTIIAGAANNQLAHTYHGPMLHEKGILYAADYIINAGGLIFAASKYFNTPEAQVNQQIDGIGTSLLEIFIRSQVENRPASEIADILAQEKLA; encoded by the coding sequence ATGATGTCTGTTGATCTAATAAAAAAAAATGAAACCAGTATTCTAGTTCAAGATGATTTTCTTGATTATGCCCTTTCGCATGGGTTTGGCGATCTGCATTTTAAGGTAGATTGTGAAACTGGAATGAAAGCAATTATTGCTATACACAGTACTAAACTTGGACCAGCTTTAGGTGGATGCAGATTTATTGAATATCCTAATACTGCAAGCGCTATTAATGATGCCATGCGTCTGGCAAGAGGCATGAGCTATAAAGCAGCCTCCGTTAATCTTCCTCTTGGTGGTGGTAAAGCAGTTATTATCAAGCCTAATACACCCTATGATCGCCAAGGATATCTTCATGCGTTTGGCCGCTTTGTGAATGACTTGGGTGGCAGATATATCACGGCACTAGATAGCGGCACCCAACTAAGTGACATGGACATCATCGCCCAGCATACTCCTTATGTGGCCAGTTTGTCTCGGCATAATGGTGATCCTTCTCCTTTTACGGCAAAAGGAGTTTTAAGAGGTATTGAAACAGCAGTCGAATTTAAACTCGGAAAAGAGACATTAAAAGGTCTTCATATTGCTATTCAAGGCTTGGGCCACGTGGGATATTTGCTAGCAACTCATTTACATGAGTTAGGTGCTAAATTAACTGTGGCCGATATTAATCCTCGTGCGGTTCAACGCGCAGTTGAAGAATTTGGGGCTACAGCCGTTTCAACGGATATGATTCATCGGGTGCCCTGTGATGTATTTGCTCCATGTGCCTTGGGTGCTGTGATTAATGATATCAGTATCAATCAACTACAAACCACGATTATTGCAGGTGCTGCCAACAATCAATTGGCTCACACTTATCATGGGCCAATGCTTCATGAAAAAGGCATTCTTTATGCAGCTGATTACATTATTAATGCCGGTGGTTTAATTTTTGCCGCGAGTAAATATTTTAATACACCAGAAGCACAAGTTAACCAGCAAATCGATGGCATTGGTACTTCTCTGTTAGAAATTTTTATTCGTTCCCAAGTAGAAAATCGTCCTGCAAGTGAGATTGCTGATATTCTGGCCCAAGAAAAACTGGCCTAA
- the hppD gene encoding 4-hydroxyphenylpyruvate dioxygenase yields the protein MNNHIISHSDSNPCGLDGFAFLEFSGPDKSVLHQQFKNMGFQHVATHKEQDIVLYQQGAIQFIVNAAKDCQAEQHAAAHGAGACGMGFRVKNAEQAYKHALAHGAVAFQDCKHADHGLFAIQAIGGSVIYFVDENSLPFAGHWERQPNLNATDCGLTFIDHLTHNVYRGNMDKWARFYETIFNFHEIRFFNIKGQMTGLISRALSSPCGKIKIPLNESKDDVSQIEEFLHEYHGEGIQHIALNTEDIYHTVNTLRKNGVKFLDVPDTYYEMIDTRIPWHKEPLAKLQQERILIDGEREPSAGLLLQIFTENIFGPVFFEIIQRKGNQGFGEGNFQALFEAIERDQIKRGTLQETH from the coding sequence ATGAACAATCACATTATAAGCCATTCTGATAGTAATCCCTGCGGATTGGATGGTTTTGCCTTTCTGGAATTTTCAGGCCCTGATAAATCTGTTCTGCACCAACAGTTTAAAAACATGGGATTTCAACACGTAGCAACTCATAAAGAGCAAGATATCGTTCTTTATCAACAGGGGGCTATTCAGTTTATTGTGAATGCCGCAAAAGACTGTCAAGCTGAGCAACATGCTGCAGCACATGGTGCAGGTGCCTGTGGCATGGGTTTTCGCGTTAAAAATGCCGAACAAGCTTACAAGCATGCACTTGCTCATGGTGCTGTTGCCTTTCAGGACTGCAAGCATGCTGATCATGGTTTATTCGCTATTCAAGCAATAGGAGGCAGTGTTATTTATTTTGTTGATGAGAATAGTCTTCCTTTTGCTGGTCACTGGGAGCGTCAACCAAATTTAAATGCTACAGATTGCGGCCTAACCTTTATTGATCATCTGACTCACAATGTCTATCGAGGTAACATGGACAAATGGGCCAGATTTTATGAAACTATTTTTAATTTCCATGAAATCAGATTTTTTAATATTAAAGGTCAAATGACAGGATTAATCAGTAGAGCCTTATCAAGCCCGTGCGGGAAAATCAAAATTCCTTTGAATGAATCCAAAGATGATGTCTCACAAATTGAAGAATTTTTGCATGAATATCACGGTGAGGGTATCCAGCATATTGCTCTTAACACAGAAGATATTTATCACACAGTCAATACTTTAAGAAAAAATGGCGTTAAATTTCTTGACGTTCCTGATACTTATTACGAAATGATTGATACTCGTATCCCCTGGCATAAAGAACCTCTGGCAAAATTGCAACAAGAACGTATTTTAATTGATGGAGAACGGGAGCCTAGCGCTGGATTATTACTGCAGATTTTTACAGAAAATATTTTTGGTCCCGTTTTCTTTGAAATTATTCAGCGCAAAGGGAATCAAGGTTTCGGCGAAGGAAACTTCCAGGCTTTATTTGAAGCCATTGAACGGGATCAGATTAAGCGGGGAACGCTGCAGGAAACTCATTAA
- a CDS encoding phosphotransferase, translating into MLATNIIHKIEEFWDLQLNQDNLRSLTGGDTNKSYFADTSIGKCVIKNINILQYIRDYQTSREELFQSINFVENVAKIQNGNVVCAVEGKKGFFLENKDNIYLLYPYKNGQALSNNEIKAGMISLIAAKLGDIHRIQKNYDKVLAQRKGERYYMIAEQLINNKIWTLFHKVSQITHLFPRLKDISIFLVSHQILFLQALQEASLNALCHNDLKPKNVLWTKENNHFWILDWETASEFDYRIDYLDTLIAWSVEYSNNHLTLNPEKACAFQEAYPLRREELGLNVYLVLLKWYFWLCFCLRKCLRHPTLVFTQLSLIQEAIDYIECIITEKELTMLK; encoded by the coding sequence ATGCTGGCGACAAATATAATTCACAAAATAGAAGAATTTTGGGATCTTCAACTCAACCAAGACAATTTAAGAAGTCTTACTGGTGGTGACACAAATAAAAGCTACTTTGCAGATACCTCGATAGGAAAATGTGTTATTAAAAATATTAATATTTTGCAATATATCAGAGATTATCAGACTAGTAGAGAAGAGTTATTCCAATCAATCAATTTTGTGGAAAATGTTGCAAAAATTCAAAATGGAAATGTAGTTTGTGCTGTAGAGGGAAAAAAAGGATTTTTCCTGGAAAATAAAGACAATATTTATCTTTTGTACCCTTATAAAAACGGTCAGGCTCTATCCAATAATGAAATTAAAGCAGGAATGATTTCACTTATTGCTGCCAAATTAGGTGACATACATCGTATACAAAAAAACTATGACAAAGTGCTCGCTCAACGTAAGGGAGAGCGTTACTATATGATTGCGGAGCAATTAATAAATAATAAAATATGGACTCTATTCCATAAAGTTTCTCAAATTACTCATTTATTTCCTCGATTAAAAGACATATCAATTTTTTTAGTCAGTCATCAAATTTTATTTCTTCAGGCTCTGCAAGAAGCCTCCTTAAATGCACTATGCCACAATGACTTAAAACCAAAAAATGTTTTATGGACAAAAGAAAATAACCATTTCTGGATTCTTGATTGGGAAACTGCTTCAGAATTTGATTATAGAATTGATTATCTGGATACCTTAATAGCCTGGTCAGTAGAATATTCAAACAATCATTTAACATTAAATCCTGAGAAAGCCTGTGCTTTCCAGGAAGCTTATCCTCTAAGGCGTGAGGAACTGGGATTAAATGTTTATTTGGTGCTCCTAAAATGGTATTTCTGGTTGTGTTTCTGTCTGAGGAAATGTTTACGACATCCTACGTTAGTTTTTACTCAATTATCACTAATTCAAGAAGCAATTGATTATATTGAATGCATCATTACTGAAAAAGAATTAACGATGTTGAAATAG
- a CDS encoding extracellular solute-binding protein yields the protein MKLFLFFISFFLAINLQAKPVEIVMWHSMAGHLGNEVRQLVGGFNKSQNEYLVKLVYKGEYTEAMTSFAAAFRAQQSPAIVQIFEVGTTTMLFPKGVIKPVDEIMKEQGLNLPKESFLPAVRSFYSEHDQLMAMPFNTSVPVIFYNADALAKAGYTQETFPRTWQEMEILAADLRKTGFTCVYTTAYPAWIQIEAFSAIHGLPMTNSKLSAATYNNEAIVRHLTRLKDWQMKRYFEYGGRASDATILFTSGRCPLFSQSSGSYNSLSALVNFKLGVAALPLDTEASATRHNNIAGGAALWAVAGQTPTTYRGIAKFFAYLAQPAIQQQWHHHTGYLPLGLTGIYDSLVRENKHPVVNLARSELARQHVSTKLYVGPQNLIRAINDEALEAIFSGMLMPKAAIDHAVSRANYTLMRFNRNTAVNDF from the coding sequence ATGAAACTTTTCTTATTTTTTATTTCTTTCTTTCTAGCCATTAATCTTCAGGCTAAACCTGTCGAAATTGTTATGTGGCATTCCATGGCTGGTCATTTAGGTAACGAGGTTCGACAGTTGGTTGGGGGATTTAATAAAAGCCAAAATGAATACCTTGTAAAGCTCGTTTATAAAGGTGAGTACACGGAAGCAATGACAAGTTTTGCTGCGGCTTTTCGGGCCCAACAATCTCCTGCCATTGTGCAAATTTTTGAAGTTGGTACGACGACCATGCTTTTTCCCAAAGGCGTTATTAAGCCTGTGGATGAAATTATGAAAGAGCAAGGACTTAATTTACCTAAAGAGAGTTTTCTTCCTGCCGTACGGTCGTTTTATAGCGAGCATGATCAACTAATGGCAATGCCCTTTAATACCTCGGTGCCTGTCATTTTCTATAATGCTGATGCTTTAGCCAAGGCTGGTTATACGCAGGAAACTTTCCCTCGTACCTGGCAGGAAATGGAAATTTTAGCCGCAGATTTGCGAAAAACAGGGTTTACTTGTGTGTATACTACTGCATACCCTGCCTGGATACAAATTGAAGCATTCTCAGCAATTCATGGTTTGCCAATGACAAACTCCAAATTATCTGCGGCAACTTATAACAATGAAGCGATTGTCAGACATTTAACACGGTTAAAAGATTGGCAAATGAAGCGTTATTTCGAGTATGGAGGGCGTGCGAGTGATGCCACAATACTATTTACCAGTGGGCGTTGTCCATTATTTAGCCAATCTTCCGGGAGTTATAACAGTTTATCGGCCCTAGTAAATTTTAAATTAGGGGTAGCTGCACTACCGTTAGATACAGAAGCAAGCGCTACCCGTCATAATAATATTGCCGGTGGGGCTGCTTTGTGGGCTGTGGCTGGACAAACACCAACAACATATCGCGGAATAGCAAAATTTTTCGCTTACCTCGCACAACCTGCGATACAACAGCAATGGCATCATCATACGGGTTATTTACCTCTGGGACTTACAGGAATTTACGATTCACTTGTTAGAGAAAATAAACATCCTGTTGTAAATCTTGCACGCAGCGAATTGGCGCGCCAGCATGTCAGCACCAAATTATATGTAGGGCCACAAAATCTAATAAGAGCCATTAATGATGAGGCATTGGAAGCTATCTTCTCTGGTATGTTAATGCCTAAGGCAGCAATTGATCATGCTGTTAGTCGTGCTAACTACACATTAATGCGATTTAATCGTAATACAGCCGTCAACGATTTCTGA
- the asnS gene encoding asparagine--tRNA ligase, protein MTEVYTIKQCLEGEISVDESVIVRGWVKTRRDSKAGLSFISLHDGSCFAPIQIVATDKLENYSSEVTRLTSGCSVIAQGKLVISQGKGQAFEIQAEALEVVGWVENPDTYPIQAKRHTLEFLREVAHLRPRTNTISAVARIRHCLAQAIHRFFDERGFFWVHTPIITSSDCEGAGEMFRVSTLELLNLPKTPQGQIDFSKDFFGREAFLTVSGQLNVEAYCLAMSKVYTFGPTFRAENSNTSRHLAEFWMIEPEIAFANLQDICQLSQDMLRFLCQTVLEERADDMNFFNQFVAPGCIERLEHIIETSFEVMSYTDAIAALEKADRNFEYPVSWGLDLQSEHERYLAEELCKKPVILTDYPKDIKGFYMRLNDDGRTVAAMDVLAPGIGEIIGGSQREERLEILDKRIEECDLDRNYYQWYRDLRRYGSVPHAGFGLGFERLISYVTGVNNVRDVIPFPRTPGHAEY, encoded by the coding sequence ATGACCGAGGTTTATACAATAAAACAATGTTTGGAAGGTGAAATCAGTGTCGATGAATCAGTCATTGTAAGAGGCTGGGTTAAAACCAGAAGAGATTCGAAAGCTGGTTTATCATTTATTAGCTTGCATGATGGCTCTTGTTTTGCACCTATCCAAATTGTAGCCACCGATAAATTGGAAAACTATAGCAGCGAAGTGACGAGATTAACTTCAGGCTGTTCTGTCATTGCTCAGGGAAAACTGGTTATTTCTCAAGGTAAAGGTCAAGCCTTTGAAATTCAAGCTGAAGCGCTTGAGGTGGTAGGTTGGGTTGAAAATCCTGATACTTATCCTATTCAAGCCAAACGACATACCCTTGAATTTTTACGGGAAGTAGCTCATTTGCGACCTCGTACAAATACGATCAGTGCAGTGGCTCGCATTCGTCATTGCTTGGCACAGGCAATTCATCGCTTTTTCGACGAGCGTGGTTTTTTCTGGGTTCATACGCCTATTATCACTTCGAGTGACTGTGAAGGCGCCGGCGAAATGTTTCGGGTAAGCACGCTTGAGCTTTTAAATTTACCTAAAACACCACAAGGACAAATTGACTTTTCTAAAGATTTCTTTGGCCGAGAAGCGTTTTTGACTGTTTCCGGTCAGCTAAATGTGGAAGCCTATTGTTTGGCAATGTCCAAAGTCTATACCTTTGGTCCTACTTTCAGAGCTGAAAATTCTAACACCAGCAGACATTTGGCAGAATTCTGGATGATAGAGCCTGAAATTGCTTTTGCAAATCTCCAGGATATCTGCCAACTAAGCCAGGATATGTTACGTTTTCTCTGCCAAACTGTACTTGAAGAACGTGCTGATGATATGAATTTCTTTAATCAGTTTGTAGCGCCAGGTTGTATTGAACGTCTGGAACATATTATCGAAACCAGTTTTGAGGTGATGTCTTACACCGATGCTATTGCAGCACTCGAGAAAGCGGATCGTAATTTTGAATATCCCGTGAGCTGGGGACTTGATTTACAATCCGAGCATGAGCGTTATCTCGCAGAAGAACTCTGTAAAAAACCAGTTATTCTGACTGATTATCCCAAAGATATTAAAGGATTTTATATGCGGCTGAATGATGATGGACGCACGGTGGCTGCAATGGATGTGCTAGCTCCTGGAATTGGTGAAATCATCGGCGGAAGTCAGCGCGAAGAGCGGCTGGAAATTTTGGATAAACGCATTGAAGAATGTGATCTGGATCGTAATTATTATCAGTGGTACCGAGATTTACGTCGCTATGGTTCCGTTCCACACGCTGGCTTTGGCTTAGGTTTTGAGCGATTAATCAGTTATGTAACTGGTGTTAACAACGTGCGTGATGTAATACCCTTTCCACGCACGCCTGGACATGCCGAATATTAA
- the lolD gene encoding lipoprotein-releasing ABC transporter ATP-binding protein LolD, with translation MSNPILKCENLSKSYHDGTNSVEVLRGINFVIQPGERVAIVGPSGSGKSTLLHLLGGLDKATGGEVLIDNVNWQSLSEKQRCQLRNRQLGFVYQFHHLLPEFTALENVSMPLLLGNQSIAQAQASAENILQQVGLAQRLNHKPSQLSGGERQRVAIARALVHQPQCVLADEPTGNLDHATALKIFELMLGLNENLNTALVIVTHDVQLARKMDKILTIQDGLLSS, from the coding sequence ATGAGTAATCCGATTTTAAAGTGTGAAAATTTAAGCAAATCTTATCATGACGGAACCAATTCGGTTGAAGTATTGAGGGGGATTAATTTTGTTATTCAACCAGGGGAACGCGTAGCAATAGTGGGTCCTTCTGGCTCTGGGAAGAGCACGCTTTTGCATTTATTAGGTGGATTAGATAAAGCAACAGGAGGAGAGGTATTAATTGACAATGTGAATTGGCAAAGTCTTTCAGAAAAACAGCGCTGTCAATTACGTAACCGTCAGTTAGGTTTTGTTTACCAATTTCATCATTTATTACCTGAATTTACAGCATTGGAGAATGTCTCTATGCCCCTTTTATTGGGCAATCAATCCATTGCCCAAGCACAAGCTAGCGCTGAAAATATCCTGCAACAAGTCGGCCTTGCTCAACGTCTAAATCATAAACCGTCACAGTTGTCTGGCGGAGAAAGACAACGTGTCGCAATTGCGCGAGCCTTGGTGCATCAACCTCAGTGTGTGTTAGCGGATGAGCCAACAGGAAATTTAGATCATGCTACCGCATTAAAAATATTTGAACTCATGTTGGGTTTAAATGAAAATTTAAATACAGCCCTTGTCATTGTGACTCATGATGTACAATTGGCAAGAAAAATGGATAAAATTTTAACTATTCAAGATGGTTTGTTATCCAGCTAA
- a CDS encoding pyridoxine/pyridoxamine 5'-phosphate oxidase — MPFNKLNEWFNQEKELGLEVNTVLSTISPTGFPHSRVVAIREIKNGSLIFFTQRKTRKVADLLSNPAASMNFFLVMQQRQIVLEGAVELLTHEENEQYWNKLPRERQLRFSAYAPTSGQPIMSLKVLDERKRELALCFANKPIPMSDDYCGFRFTPESFLFYTVGSTTFSEVIRFTKNNDVWDEKLISP; from the coding sequence ATGCCTTTTAATAAACTAAATGAATGGTTTAATCAGGAGAAAGAACTGGGATTAGAAGTTAATACAGTTCTATCGACTATTTCACCCACTGGATTCCCGCATAGTCGTGTTGTGGCTATACGAGAAATTAAAAATGGTTCTTTAATTTTTTTTACGCAACGAAAAACCAGAAAAGTTGCTGATTTGCTTAGTAATCCCGCTGCGTCCATGAATTTTTTTTTGGTGATGCAGCAGCGACAAATTGTTTTGGAGGGTGCTGTAGAATTGCTTACACACGAAGAGAATGAGCAATATTGGAATAAGTTGCCAAGAGAAAGACAACTGCGTTTTTCCGCTTATGCGCCAACCTCTGGGCAGCCTATAATGAGTCTAAAGGTATTGGATGAAAGGAAAAGGGAACTTGCGTTGTGTTTTGCGAATAAACCTATACCCATGAGTGATGATTATTGTGGATTTCGCTTTACTCCTGAAAGCTTTCTTTTTTATACGGTAGGCTCAACTACTTTTTCTGAAGTTATAAGGTTTACGAAAAATAACGATGTTTGGGATGAGAAACTTATTTCTCCATAA
- the ugpQ gene encoding glycerophosphodiester phosphodiesterase produces MQQPQAIEKIIGHRGASAYAPENTLAAFDKALALGCRYLEFDVMVSADGEPFVFHDETLKRTTNGQGEIGLVTAEYLQSLDAGRWFSRRYRGEKIPHFREALEWLTFSDVQANIEIKPYPGTTEQTTVAVLSYINRYWPQNKPLPLISSFDLAALTLCRSLAPEMPLGLLLDQWDKNWLQKAKDLLCYSIHYNKRALTAARVREIKEQGYLVLVYTVNRRRQAKKLFEWGVDAVFSDYPDLLS; encoded by the coding sequence ATGCAACAGCCTCAAGCAATTGAAAAAATAATCGGTCATCGCGGCGCTTCAGCCTATGCGCCAGAAAATACTTTGGCTGCCTTTGATAAAGCATTGGCTCTCGGCTGTCGTTATCTTGAATTTGATGTCATGGTAAGTGCTGATGGTGAACCATTTGTGTTTCATGATGAAACACTAAAACGAACAACCAATGGACAAGGTGAAATTGGATTGGTGACTGCTGAGTATTTGCAATCATTGGATGCCGGTCGTTGGTTTTCGCGTCGCTATCGCGGCGAAAAAATTCCTCATTTTCGTGAGGCGTTAGAATGGTTAACCTTCTCCGATGTGCAAGCCAATATTGAAATTAAACCCTATCCAGGAACAACTGAGCAAACTACTGTGGCTGTCTTGTCTTATATTAATCGCTACTGGCCACAAAATAAACCACTGCCACTAATATCCAGTTTTGATCTGGCGGCATTGACTCTATGTCGAAGTCTTGCTCCAGAAATGCCCCTGGGTCTATTACTTGATCAATGGGATAAAAATTGGCTGCAAAAAGCAAAAGATTTGCTGTGCTATTCGATTCACTATAACAAGCGCGCTCTTACGGCAGCACGTGTGCGAGAAATTAAAGAGCAGGGCTATCTGGTACTCGTGTATACGGTGAACCGTAGACGACAGGCGAAAAAGCTTTTTGAATGGGGTGTGGATGCCGTTTTTAGTGATTACCCTGATCTATTGTCATGA
- the maiA gene encoding maleylacetoacetate isomerase translates to MKLYDYYRSTACYRVRLALNIKGISYEKIPVHLVGHDGEQHGATYLAINPQGLVPTLDENDHILSQSLAIIEYLDEINPAPPLLPPTPLGRAQVRSMALTIACDMHPLNNLRVLTRLRDQFQASEEQVMDWYYHWLRLGFDTLEKTLQSLPHKYLYCYGNKLTLADICLIPQVYNAHRFGFSMEAYPLINEINAHCLTLAPFKEAAP, encoded by the coding sequence ATGAAACTTTATGACTATTATCGTTCCACTGCCTGCTACCGCGTGCGTCTAGCGCTTAATATTAAAGGCATCAGTTATGAAAAAATTCCTGTGCATCTTGTTGGCCATGATGGAGAGCAGCATGGCGCTACCTATCTAGCAATTAATCCACAAGGATTAGTCCCTACCCTCGATGAAAATGACCATATTCTTTCTCAATCTTTAGCGATTATTGAATATTTGGATGAAATTAATCCTGCCCCTCCTCTATTACCCCCCACTCCCTTAGGTCGTGCTCAGGTTAGAAGTATGGCTTTAACCATTGCCTGTGACATGCACCCCTTAAATAATTTAAGGGTTCTAACGCGTCTGAGAGATCAATTTCAAGCGAGCGAAGAACAAGTAATGGATTGGTATTACCATTGGTTAAGGTTGGGATTTGATACACTGGAAAAAACACTCCAATCCCTACCCCATAAGTACTTATATTGTTATGGAAATAAACTTACCTTGGCAGATATTTGTCTTATTCCCCAAGTATATAATGCCCATCGTTTTGGTTTTTCGATGGAGGCATATCCTCTGATTAATGAAATTAATGCTCATTGCCTTACATTAGCTCCCTTTAAAGAGGCTGCGCCGTAA
- a CDS encoding CsbD family protein translates to MNRDIFEGKWEETKGKMKQFWGWLTDDDLRELEGNQEEIYGKLQKHYGYSREEAERAVRDFQRQYWH, encoded by the coding sequence ATGAATAGGGACATTTTCGAGGGCAAATGGGAAGAAACCAAAGGTAAAATGAAACAATTTTGGGGTTGGTTAACTGATGATGATTTAAGAGAATTAGAAGGTAATCAAGAAGAAATATATGGCAAACTTCAGAAACATTACGGTTATTCACGTGAAGAAGCTGAACGTGCTGTAAGGGATTTTCAACGTCAATATTGGCACTAA
- a CDS encoding class I SAM-dependent methyltransferase: MKQHLNITPELYSYMLDISLREDPVLQALREETATLPLSNMQVAPEQAQFMQFLIRATGAKKVLELGTFTGYSALAMALALPDDGQLITCDINTEWTSKAHPFWREAKQEKKIQLRLGPALTTLQDLLAEGHIHSFDFIFIDADKTNYVNYYEFALQLITPRGIIAIDNIFWDGNVINEQDTSGQTREIKRLNETIKQDNRVDVSLLAIADGLFLIRPRT; encoded by the coding sequence ATGAAACAGCATTTAAATATAACGCCAGAACTCTATTCTTATATGCTGGATATTTCTCTACGAGAAGATCCTGTTCTGCAAGCGTTGCGGGAAGAAACTGCCACATTGCCTCTCAGCAACATGCAGGTTGCACCAGAGCAAGCTCAATTTATGCAATTTTTAATTCGTGCAACGGGTGCAAAAAAAGTATTGGAGTTAGGCACATTCACAGGGTATAGTGCCTTGGCTATGGCTCTGGCGCTGCCTGACGATGGACAATTAATTACCTGCGATATCAATACAGAATGGACTTCAAAGGCCCATCCTTTTTGGCGTGAAGCTAAGCAGGAAAAGAAAATTCAGTTACGTTTAGGCCCTGCTTTAACCACCTTACAAGATTTACTTGCGGAAGGTCACATCCATAGTTTTGATTTTATTTTTATTGATGCCGACAAAACAAATTATGTAAATTATTACGAGTTTGCCTTGCAATTGATTACTCCTCGCGGGATCATCGCAATTGATAATATTTTTTGGGATGGCAACGTCATTAATGAACAGGATACGAGCGGACAAACTCGAGAAATAAAACGTTTAAATGAAACGATAAAACAAGATAATCGGGTGGATGTAAGCCTGCTAGCTATCGCCGACGGACTATTTCTTATCAGACCTCGTACTTGA
- a CDS encoding fumarylacetoacetate hydrolase family protein has product MKLATMKSPNCRDGELCVVNQQLTRAVKVPQIAKTLQNALDHWQDVQDKLKAVYLALNEEQIKASFPFEVAQFTSPLPRAYQWADGSAYVNHVELVRKARGAEMPADFWTDPLMYQGGSDSFLGPREPILVADEAYGVDFEAEVAVITDDVPMAISSQQAMRHIKLILLVNDVSFRNLIPAELAKGFGFFQSKPASSFSPVAVTPDELASSWDGQRVHLPLLSHLNGQLFGQPNAGVDMTFSFPELIAHAAKTRFLAAGTIIGSGTVSNLDRSKGSSCIAEKRMLEILADGKPKTPYMSYGDTIHIEMLSPQGQSIFGAIEQTVTPYEV; this is encoded by the coding sequence ATGAAACTTGCGACTATGAAATCCCCTAATTGTCGAGATGGTGAGCTTTGTGTAGTCAATCAACAATTGACTAGAGCAGTTAAAGTGCCACAAATTGCTAAAACATTACAAAATGCCCTCGATCATTGGCAAGATGTTCAAGATAAATTAAAAGCGGTTTACTTGGCTCTTAATGAGGAACAGATAAAAGCGAGTTTTCCCTTCGAAGTCGCTCAATTTACTTCTCCTCTCCCAAGAGCTTATCAGTGGGCTGATGGGAGCGCCTATGTCAATCATGTGGAGTTGGTTCGCAAGGCTCGTGGTGCTGAAATGCCAGCTGATTTTTGGACTGATCCCTTAATGTATCAAGGCGGTTCTGACAGTTTTTTAGGACCAAGAGAACCCATTTTAGTTGCTGACGAAGCCTATGGTGTTGACTTTGAAGCTGAAGTAGCCGTTATTACTGACGATGTGCCCATGGCCATTAGCAGTCAACAGGCGATGAGGCATATTAAACTAATTTTATTGGTTAATGATGTGTCTTTTCGTAATTTAATCCCTGCAGAGCTCGCCAAGGGGTTTGGTTTCTTTCAATCTAAACCAGCAAGCAGTTTTTCACCGGTTGCAGTCACACCCGATGAATTGGCCTCATCCTGGGACGGACAACGTGTGCATTTACCCTTACTAAGCCATCTAAATGGTCAACTGTTTGGCCAACCTAATGCGGGTGTAGACATGACATTCTCTTTTCCTGAATTAATTGCTCATGCTGCAAAGACAAGATTTTTGGCAGCAGGAACAATTATAGGGTCAGGCACCGTTTCAAACCTTGATCGAAGTAAAGGATCTTCTTGTATTGCAGAAAAACGCATGTTGGAAATTCTTGCCGATGGCAAACCTAAAACCCCCTACATGAGTTATGGAGATACCATTCACATAGAGATGCTTTCCCCTCAAGGACAGTCTATATTCGGTGCTATTGAACAGACCGTTACTCCCTATGAGGTGTAA